One genomic window of Paenibacillus xylanilyticus includes the following:
- a CDS encoding DUF6385 domain-containing protein, giving the protein MSRTAKRSKKRLRPTKYVSRRRPRRSCRAKLLKPPCSRITRPRVKQGRPSRTILPGATHCFTEHTYVGAETSSSTSALPAQDTSSLSMYTYGIVNRGKNPALVQIQISPNAVDYAVDSQEVIAGGQTKALVPQRFLRYTRLAIQSMEPDQPTRLDVYFQAQRMP; this is encoded by the coding sequence ATGAGTCGAACAGCGAAGCGAAGCAAGAAGAGATTGAGACCAACTAAATATGTGAGCCGCCGCCGACCCCGCCGATCCTGCCGCGCTAAACTGCTGAAACCTCCTTGTTCCCGGATTACTCGTCCCCGGGTCAAGCAGGGTCGCCCCTCACGCACGATACTCCCTGGTGCTACTCACTGTTTTACAGAGCATACGTATGTCGGGGCCGAAACCAGCAGTTCCACCAGTGCTCTTCCTGCTCAGGATACATCATCGCTCAGCATGTACACATATGGCATTGTGAACCGGGGCAAGAATCCGGCTCTTGTACAGATCCAGATTAGTCCCAATGCAGTGGATTATGCGGTGGACAGCCAGGAGGTGATTGCGGGGGGCCAAACCAAAGCTTTGGTTCCGCAACGGTTCCTTCGATATACCCGGCTTGCGATTCAATCGATGGAACCGGATCAACCGACCAGGCTGGATGTTTACTTTCAGGCACAGCGCATGCCCTAA
- a CDS encoding MFS transporter, whose product MNTVSHESHQPSQSSQRPSTSLWTNFRFMRMFIAYALATFGDWFDALAIQILVAYRWGADPLIIALIPVCMAVPGILLGSVAGTLADRLHKVKIMLLCDVITVVLTVAILFAPSAAWLLPLLALRAMMGVFHIPAQQALTRQVVAEEHLFQASSLNGFVGQCSKVAGPLLGAVILAVFSPQICIVINACTRLISGLVLWPLRRLTEKPEHSIDHETQDHQNHAETESVLTQWTKGWSFIRNSRAILCTLLFGCLGLMAILMIDYQFVTLFRNIKPGNEALIGWLGSSAGAGAVIMILLLNRLPRVSYGWGLGGGFLLIGVGIAALGMVAPFTPNLWIIVWGLCIGLGNGLSMVTLNYLLQKETPPAYVGRVFGIQNSMSSVVLIVAPLAGGVLIRIAGPSLTFQFIGIATLAIGLTGILMQRKLWGVQRPRVVAGQEL is encoded by the coding sequence ATGAATACTGTTTCACATGAATCTCATCAGCCATCACAATCGTCCCAAAGGCCATCCACAAGTTTGTGGACCAACTTCCGCTTCATGCGCATGTTTATCGCGTATGCGCTCGCTACCTTCGGGGATTGGTTCGATGCCCTTGCCATTCAGATATTGGTGGCCTATCGATGGGGTGCCGATCCACTGATCATCGCATTGATTCCCGTCTGTATGGCTGTTCCGGGCATCCTGCTGGGTTCGGTCGCGGGTACACTTGCAGATCGTCTGCACAAAGTAAAGATCATGCTGCTCTGTGATGTAATCACCGTTGTGCTTACGGTTGCCATTTTGTTCGCGCCAAGCGCGGCATGGCTGCTTCCACTTCTGGCCCTGCGAGCCATGATGGGCGTATTCCACATTCCGGCCCAGCAGGCGCTGACGCGTCAAGTGGTGGCCGAGGAGCATCTGTTTCAGGCATCGTCTCTGAACGGTTTTGTCGGACAGTGCTCCAAGGTGGCTGGACCGCTTCTGGGTGCCGTCATCCTGGCGGTATTCTCACCGCAGATTTGCATTGTGATCAATGCCTGCACCCGTCTAATATCCGGGTTGGTATTATGGCCATTGCGACGGTTAACAGAGAAGCCGGAACATTCTATAGACCATGAGACACAAGATCATCAGAACCACGCGGAGACGGAATCGGTGCTGACGCAGTGGACGAAAGGGTGGAGCTTTATACGAAACAGCCGGGCCATACTATGCACGCTGTTGTTTGGCTGTTTGGGCTTAATGGCCATTCTGATGATTGATTATCAGTTCGTAACGCTTTTCCGAAACATCAAGCCGGGAAATGAAGCCTTGATTGGATGGCTGGGCTCATCTGCAGGAGCGGGTGCTGTTATCATGATTCTGCTGCTGAACCGGCTGCCGCGAGTCAGTTATGGCTGGGGGTTGGGTGGAGGGTTCCTCCTTATTGGAGTAGGTATTGCTGCCTTAGGCATGGTAGCTCCCTTTACCCCGAATCTATGGATAATCGTCTGGGGGCTGTGCATTGGCCTCGGAAACGGCCTCTCTATGGTCACGCTGAATTATTTGCTGCAAAAGGAAACCCCTCCTGCTTATGTAGGGCGTGTCTTCGGCATCCAAAATTCGATGTCCAGTGTTGTGCTTATCGTTGCCCCGCTGGCAGGCGGCGTTCTGATTCGTATCGCGGGGCCGAGTCTTACCTTTCAATTCATCGGCATCGCTACACTTGCTATTGGACTTACAGGTATCTTGATGCAGCGCAAGTTGTGGGGAGTCCAGAGACCACGTGTTGTTGCCGGGCAGGAACTATGA
- a CDS encoding winged helix-turn-helix domain-containing protein, translated as MSLQFDEGTYTVTRRTDSIQLLAKEFALFHFLYENKEKAFTRSQLLDSVWPLEYPVERTVDDHVYRLRKKLKHWEEVSLDTVRGYGYRLTIRTNMAALPANPSEHDLEMREVIHGLFRKYHLFGQGKSMLTLFNQQDALGIQVDSFYQLYIHFIQGNLEWLITTEEFPFEERLYWLLIFVHALIEPAESLHLYERALNSPALSADQLRELRILNIVEIYAEVGQYRRAKAQLLETYRVIEADHLVNFKLPVSLSELYVELWGGSGERVEEQMSMLRSSLKDAPYLREIGRFQVMEGLWLLRQGRAREAEPRMDDGLDVLKMTLNAPLYINSANQILLFMAHHRIEGRLVHKYRQVYAEIAKEYGVPMYGQRITNEVRAYLSPFSPASDLPLI; from the coding sequence ATGTCATTGCAATTTGATGAAGGTACATATACCGTAACCCGGCGCACGGATTCCATCCAGCTGCTCGCGAAGGAATTCGCGCTTTTTCATTTTCTATATGAAAACAAGGAAAAGGCATTTACTCGCAGCCAGCTGCTGGACAGCGTATGGCCGCTGGAGTACCCGGTTGAACGAACCGTGGATGACCATGTGTACCGGCTGCGCAAGAAGCTGAAGCATTGGGAAGAAGTTTCGCTCGATACGGTGCGGGGCTACGGTTACAGACTAACCATAAGGACGAATATGGCAGCGCTGCCCGCCAACCCTTCCGAACACGATCTGGAGATGCGGGAAGTGATCCATGGATTGTTCCGCAAATATCATTTGTTTGGACAGGGGAAATCGATGTTAACCTTGTTCAATCAGCAGGATGCTTTGGGTATCCAGGTTGATTCGTTCTATCAGCTGTATATCCATTTTATCCAGGGGAATCTGGAATGGCTGATAACCACCGAGGAATTCCCTTTTGAGGAGCGTTTATACTGGCTGCTGATTTTTGTACACGCGCTAATCGAACCAGCGGAGAGTTTGCACCTGTATGAGCGGGCATTGAATTCACCCGCGCTGTCTGCGGATCAGCTTCGGGAGCTCCGTATCTTGAATATTGTCGAGATCTATGCAGAGGTTGGTCAATATCGGCGTGCCAAAGCACAACTACTAGAGACATATCGCGTCATTGAGGCAGACCATCTGGTCAACTTCAAGCTGCCTGTATCCCTGTCGGAGTTGTACGTTGAGTTGTGGGGCGGCAGTGGTGAAAGAGTAGAAGAACAGATGAGCATGTTACGTTCGAGTTTGAAGGATGCCCCATATTTGCGTGAGATCGGGCGGTTCCAGGTTATGGAGGGGCTGTGGCTGCTGAGGCAGGGGAGAGCCCGAGAAGCAGAGCCGAGAATGGATGACGGGCTGGATGTTCTCAAAATGACATTGAACGCACCACTATACATCAATTCGGCGAATCAGATCTTGTTATTCATGGCACATCACCGAATTGAGGGACGTCTGGTTCATAAATATCGTCAAGTCTATGCTGAAATTGCCAAAGAATACGGTGTTCCTATGTATGGGCAGCGTATTACGAATGAAGTCCGCGCGTATTTATCCCCATTTTCTCCAGCGTCTGATCTTCCTCTGATATAA